Proteins encoded together in one Vulcanisaeta thermophila window:
- a CDS encoding 50S ribosomal protein L38e: MPREVFLVELWRRYADKAEEIRVKRYNDYVKLKARLNHYLYTIKVPPDIANQLINEYKSKNKEIKEY, translated from the coding sequence ATGCCCAGGGAAGTATTCCTAGTGGAGCTCTGGCGGAGGTACGCGGACAAGGCGGAGGAGATTAGGGTCAAGAGGTATAACGACTATGTAAAATTAAAAGCAAGACTAAACCACTACCTATACACGATAAAAGTCCCACCAGACATCGCAAACCAATTAATAAACGAGTACAAATCAAAAAACAAGGAAATAAAGGAATACTAA
- a CDS encoding FAD-dependent monooxygenase yields MDVDVLIVGGGPAGSYLARYLVSSGFDGDVLVIDKRGVVYAPVICGELLPSEGLLSDWIPRELHNVLLETMRSTLRREFIVNELRSLRLIVAGRDVGTFPFRTYLVDKGAMIKGAIEDAMSRGARVRFGVNAVRCGVKGGLYECLVHDRSGGEYVIRSRVLVGADAYPSVVDRSLGITGGFRPEDLIIATSARARGRYEEDEAVIVMDPGLAPGGFAWIFPRGDGLHNIGVGVRNNLAWRGADPLDHHMKFVREFGLEQVQRAVLMKTLPVGGLLNRYSLGGAYLIGDAVGSVIPTNGAGINPAMITAHLLGRALTGGGDYVRLMNTVFKPLMDRMVLFRRIGDPLLLSRDAMVRALGISKSYLSSAIYEATLSSMRISTLIKFALGYPLIRLVSSPWP; encoded by the coding sequence GTGGATGTGGATGTCTTGATTGTTGGTGGTGGGCCCGCTGGCTCCTACCTAGCCCGTTACCTGGTGAGTAGTGGGTTTGATGGTGATGTCCTGGTGATTGATAAGAGGGGCGTGGTCTACGCGCCCGTTATTTGCGGCGAGTTATTGCCCAGTGAGGGTTTACTCAGTGATTGGATTCCCAGGGAGCTCCATAACGTGCTCCTGGAGACCATGAGGTCCACATTGAGGAGGGAATTCATTGTTAATGAGTTGAGGAGCCTCAGGCTCATTGTGGCTGGTAGGGACGTGGGCACCTTCCCCTTCAGGACATACCTAGTGGACAAGGGCGCCATGATTAAGGGCGCCATTGAGGATGCCATGTCCAGGGGCGCCAGGGTTAGGTTTGGGGTTAATGCCGTTAGGTGCGGGGTTAAGGGTGGTTTGTATGAGTGCCTTGTTCATGATAGGTCCGGTGGTGAGTATGTCATCAGGTCCAGGGTCCTCGTGGGCGCCGATGCGTACCCATCAGTCGTGGATAGGAGCCTGGGCATAACAGGTGGTTTTAGGCCTGAGGACTTGATAATAGCCACCAGCGCCAGGGCGAGGGGTAGGTATGAGGAGGATGAGGCCGTCATAGTCATGGACCCGGGGCTGGCGCCGGGCGGTTTTGCGTGGATCTTCCCGAGGGGTGATGGTTTGCATAACATTGGTGTTGGTGTTAGGAATAACCTGGCGTGGAGGGGCGCGGACCCCCTTGACCACCACATGAAGTTCGTGAGGGAGTTCGGTTTGGAGCAGGTTCAGAGGGCCGTGTTGATGAAGACCCTACCAGTGGGTGGGTTGCTCAATAGGTACTCCCTGGGTGGTGCGTACCTGATTGGTGATGCCGTGGGCTCGGTGATACCCACCAACGGTGCGGGTATTAACCCAGCCATGATAACGGCCCACCTCCTGGGCAGGGCATTAACGGGGGGCGGTGATTACGTGAGGCTTATGAACACAGTGTTCAAGCCCCTGATGGATAGGATGGTACTCTTTAGAAGGATTGGTGACCCACTGCTCCTTAGTAGGGACGCCATGGTCAGGGCCCTGGGCATCTCCAAGTCATACCTATCAAGCGCGATTTACGAAGCCACATTATCATCAATGAGGATTTCAACGCTTATTAAGTTTGCCCTGGGTTACCCATTGATAAGGCTCGTGTCCAGTCCCTGGCCGTAA